The window TGGTATGCTCGTTGAGGCTCTGGAACGAGGCGAGCGAGCTGGAGGAAGGGACGGCGAGCGCGACCCCCGTACGATAGTACGGTTTTGAGATTCTCAAGCGGGTTTCACCCTGCGCTTCGCGGTCGGCAATGACGTCCAGAACAATGTCGCAACCGGCGCTCCGCATCTGGTACTGGGTGATAATCCAGTCGAGTCGCAGCGAGACGCCGAGCTCGTGTGCCAGCGCCTGGCCCAATTCGATCTGAAAGCCGGGAGGATCGGCGGCCTTGCTTGCGAACGGAAGCGAGTTCGGATGGGCGCACAATCCGAGCACGCCGGACGCGCGGACCGCGTCGAGGCTTCGTCCCTGCGCCGGATTCAGCAGTCCGATCACGGCGCCGACCACAATCGGGAGAACTGTCTTCATTCCGTGTCCTCGTATCGACATCGGCCTGGTCGATTCAACCCTCGCGCGGCTTCAGGGCGCGGATATATTTGACGATCTGGTCGATCTGCGCGTCAGTGAAGGCCCCGCCGAATGCCGGCATCGCACCAGACTTGCCGTTCTTGATGCGGCTGTGCAGATAGTCGTCGTCGCGCGGCGAATTCATCAGCTGCGGTCCCTTGCCGGCGGCCCGACCCCCAGCAGAGTGACAAAAGCCGCAAGTCCCTGCGAATAACTGCTCGACGTCGAGCGTCCCGTTGTCGGGTATGGGAGCGGCAGACTGCGCCTGAACCGGTGCGGCATACAGCAACGAGGCTCCGAGCACCGCCCATAGCAGCGCGGTGATCTTCTTCAAATGCAAGTTCAAGGTATCCAGCTCCATATCCTGAAGCACGATGTCCTGATGAAGCACGCCGCAATTCCGATCTACGGGGAGCAAGCTTGCGCCTGCTCCCCGGCAATCTGCGATGATCTATTTCAAGCTGAAGACGACAAGCGCCCCGTCATCACGCGGCATGCTCTTGTAGGCGCCGCCGAAGTTTGGCGCGTATTCGTCCGCCAGCATGCCGCCAAAGCCAGCGACCACGGCAATGTACTGCTTGCCGTTGACGGAATAGCTGACGATGCCGCCCTGGTGGCCGGTGCCGTTGTTGTGACTCCACAGCTCGGCCCCGGTTTCGGCATCGTAGGCATGAAGGATCCCGCGGGAATCGGGCACGAATACGAGATTGCCCGCGGTCGACAGCACGCTTCCGAGCGGCGGCTCGGGATAGCGAACCTCCCACTTCTTGGCGCCGGTGATGGGGTCGCGCGCGTCGAGATGTCCATAAATCTCTCCGCCCGGAGGGGGTACCATCTTGAAATCGGCGCCGATGTTGAGCTGGACCTGGGGCGCTGTGACCGGCGTCGTCTTCTGGACGTCGAGCGTCATGCACCATTCCTGGCCGATCTTGTAGTACAGGCCGGTCTTCGGGTTGTAGGAGCCGGCGTTCCAGCTGACGCCGCCGCCAATGAAGGGGCACAGCGGCGGCTCGGTGACCTTCCCGGCGCTGAAGTCGCGACGGCCGATCAAGGCACCCGTCTTGGGATCGATATCCTTGACGAAATTGATGTTCTCAACGAGCCGCCAGACATTCTTCACGGCGAGATTGCGGTCATAGACGAAGACGAAACCGCCCTTGTTCGGGTGAACCACGAACTTCTGACCGTCGCGTTCGAGCATCACAAACTCGCCGACCGCGCTGTCGAAATCCCAGGCATCGTGCGGCAATTCCTGATGATGGAATTTCAGCCTGCCGGTATCGACGTCGAGACCGATCACCGAACTCGTGTAGAGATTGTCGCCGGGACGCGCGCCTTGCGTCTTGTAATCGGCGCCCGACCAATCGTAGAGCGGCGCCGGGTTTGCGGTGCCCCATAGGATCGTGTTGGTCTCGGAATCGTAAGTGCCCGGCATCCAGCCGCCACCCCCGCCGGTGCGCCAGGAATCGTTTCCCCACGTCTTCATGGCCTCGTCGGTGCCGGCGACGGTCAAGAACTCCCACTTCTTCTTCCCGGTGGTGGCATCCAGGCCGAAGATCGGGCCGCGGCCCGGCCATTCACCGCCTTGCGCTCCGATGATCACCGTACCCTTCGCGTAAAGCGGTGCACCGGTGAAACCGACCGTGAGCTTCTGCGAGTCGATCAGCCTGGTTTCCCAGAGGACCTTCCCCGACTTCATATCCAGGCCAAGAACCCTGCCATCCATCGTGCCGACGAAAACCTTGCCCTCGCCGAGCGCTACGCCGCGATTGTAGGGGGAATGGGTCTGACGGGAGATCAGTGCCTCGTCCAGCTCCGGAAAATGAGACCAGATCACCTCGCCTGTCGCGCCGTTGAGCGCAAAAACCCGGCTGTAAGAACCCGAGTAATAGAGCACGCCATCCGCCACGAGGGGCATCGATTGCAGGCCGCGGGTCGAGCGTCCTGGAATATGGGTCCAGGCAACGTTCAGATTGCCGATATTGTTTGCATTGATCTGCGCCAGCGGGCTGTAGTGATAGGATTTGTATGAACCGTGATAGGTCAGCCAATCGTTCTGACCGCCGTTCTCGATCCGCGCAGTATCCACGGACTGGGCCAAGGCCGACGACACCATCAGCGTCGCGCCGGCAATAAGAGGTAGACCAGACTTACACCAAGGCTTCTTCATCCGTTCCTCCCGCTTTTATGTTTGTTTAACTTGCGTCTCACAGACGCCACCGCGAGGGATGCTGCAGTCCGCTCTCTGTCGGCCTTCTCCATCGCATACGAGCCGCCAACGGCTCTCGATCTCTCTCGGCGGACATCGCCAAAAGGTGCTACGTTTTTGGACTGGTTGCAGTTGCGCTTATCCTCGCTCCGGCAGCGTACGCCGGATGACGAGGAGCGCAAAGATGGAACACGCGCACGGCGCGAATTTGACGCGCAGCGCGGATCACAAACGTCAGTTGCGCTGTCCGGTTCGTTGGCCTCGCAGTCTCAGACTGCTGCGGGCGGACGCGATAGCGCCAAGGCCGGAGGAAGGATTTACCCGTACAGCACGCGCGGGAGGATCGTGACGATGCCGGGCCAGAGCGTCAGCAGCAGCACGAAGCCGACCATGATGAGAAGATAGGGCATCGTGACGCGTGCGATGTAGCCGAGGCCGTCGTCGGTCAGGCCCTGGATCACGAACAGATTGAAGCCGACCGGCGGGGTGATCTGGGCCATCTCGACCGCGAGCACGAGGAAGATGCCGAACCAGATCTCGTCGAAGCCAGCACCCTTCACGATCGGCAGCACGATCGGCAGCGTCATCACGATCATCGAGAAGCCATCGAGGAAGCAGCCGAGGATCAAATAGAAGATAATCAGCACGACGATCAGCATGAAGGGCGATAGCCCCAAGCCCTTCACGAAGGCGGCGACCGCCTGCGGGATGCCCAGGAAGGCCGCGGCGTTGCCGAGGATCGAGGCGCCGAGCACGATCAGCGCGATCATCGAGCAGGTCACGACCGAGCCGATCAGCACGTCGCGCATCACCTGCTGCGACATCGAGCCCTGCGCCCAGGCGACCAGCGCCGCGCCGAGCACGCCGACCGCGGCGGCCTCCGACGGCGTCGCCAGCCCGCCATACATCGAGCCGAGCACGCAGGCGATCAGGAACAGCGCAGGCGCGAGGTCCTTCAGCGCCGCAAAACGTTCGCGCCACGGCACCTGCGAGAGCTTGGCTTCCGTCTCCGGCACCATGCTGGGGTCGAGGGTCGTGTGCAGCATCACCCACCCCATGAAGGTGGCGGCCAGCAGCAGTCCGGGCAGCACGCCAGCCGTGAACAGTTTCAGGATCGAGACGTCGCCCAGCACGCCGTAGATGATCATGATGTTGGACGGCGGGATCAAAAAGCCGAGCGTGCCGGCGCCGGCGAGCGAGCCAATCGCGATGTCGCGGGAATAGCCGCGGCGTGTGAGCTCGTTCAGCGACATGCGGCCTATCACCTGCGTCGTCGCCGCCGACGAGCCGGAGATCGCCGCGAAGATGGTGCAGCCGATCACGTTCACATGCAGGAGACGACCCGGCAGAAGCCCCGCCCAGGGCGCGAGCCCCTGGAACAGCGAACGCGACAGACGGGTGCGAAACAGCAGCTCGCCCATCAGGATGAACAGCGGCAGCGCCAACAGCTCCTGCGTCGTCAAAATGTTCCAGGCGTATTGCGGCAGCAGCTTGTCGAGCGGAATCGAGCGGAACATCGCCAGCAGCAGCGTCGCGGTGAGCGCAAGCGTCAGGCCGATCCAGACGCCGCAGGCCAGAAGCGCAAACAGGATCGCGAAGAGAGCGACGACTTCTATGGTCATGGAGTCCGGTGTCCGCTGGCTGGCGCGAGGGCGATCATTCGACGGGCGAGGCCTTCATGCGATGATCCTCCAGCGGCAGGCCGAGCACGGCCTGGATCGCGCGCGCCAGGAACTGCAGCGTCAGCAGCAGCATGCCAAAGGCGACGACTCCTTGCGGAAACCACAGCGGGGTATCGCTCGAGGTCGAAACCTGGCCGCGCACATAGGCGCCGAAGGCGAACTTCGCCATCGACGAGGTCAGGAAGGCCATGAAGGCGAAGCCCGCGGCGGCCGACAGGATTTCGATCGCGCGCTGAAACGGAGCGGGAACGTTCTTCAGCAGCAGCACGACACGGATATGGCCGCCGACGCGCAGGGTCATGGCGGCGCCGAAAGTGAAGGACGCCGCCATCAGATAGGAGGAATACTCCCACGCGATCGAGATTGTGGGCGGAAAGAACGGCAGGAAGTTCGAGAGGAAGCGCGTTGCGACCTCGCACAGCATCAGCAGCGTCAGCATCAAGAGGCAGCCGCCGCCGATCCAGCCGTCGAGCCGGCCGAGACGGTCGATACCGTCGAGCAGGATGCGCAGCGGCGCCGGCGCCGCCGCGTTGAGACTTTGGGACGACGCAGGCAAAACATCCGCCACTGCAAGTCCTCAGCGCTTCATTTCGGCGAGATAGGCCCGCACCGGCTTGTCGGCCGCCGGCACGCGCTTGACGAAAGCCTCAAGCTGCGGCGCGGTCTTGGCGCGAATGTCCGTGATCATGGCCTCCGAGACCGGCACCACCTCCATGCCGCCTTCCTTGAGCCGGTTGAGGCTGTCGACGTCCGCCTTGAGCGAGTTCGCCCAGAAGCCCGGCTCCATCTTGGCGGCAATGCCGGCGACGAGTTGCTGCTGATCGGCGCTCAGTGCCTTCCAGGAATCGAGGTTGACGGTGAGCATCTGCGACGACCAGACGTGATTGGTCGGGTAAATGTATTTCAGGAATTCCCAGAATTTTCCGTCGACACCCGACACCGACGAGGTGGAGACGCCGGAGACCGCGCCGGAGGCAAGCGCGGGGATGGTCTCGCCCCAGGGAATCATCACCGGCGCCATGCCGACCACGGCCAGCATGTCGACGGCATTCTTGTCGGGCACGCGGATCTTGATGTTCTTCAAGCCGTCGACATCGGCGACCTTGACCTTGAGATGCAGATATTGCGTCGGCCACGGCACGATGTAGAGGATCTTCTGGTTGTTGCGCGCGGCGACCTTCTCGTATTCGGGCCGCACATATTTGTGCAGCACCTTCAACTCGTCCATCGAGCCGCAGAGAAAGGGAATGCTTTCGACGCCCATGAAGGGCTCGTCGCCGACCTGCTGGATATTGAGGACGTCGGCGAGCGGCACCAGGCCGTCGCGCACGGCACGCAGATGCTCGGGACCCTTGAAGCCGAGCTGGCCACCGGCCTTCACGGTGATCGCGACCGAGCCGCCGCTCTGCTTCTTCACCTCCTCCGCGAAGGCAAACGCGTTCTGGGTGTGGAAATTGCCGTCGGGCCATACCGTCGACATGTCCCAGCTCACCGTCGCCGCCCGCGCGCGGGTCGAGATGTGACCGGCTGCGAGCAGCGTCGCTGCGCCCGCGGTGAAATTCCGTCGCGTGATCATGGAGCCCCTCCGTTTGCTACGCGCACGACGCCTGAGGCGTCATCGCATATGCCCATAAACTGCAACCGCGTTGTCGGCAGACACGAGGCCACTTTCGATGTCGTCGTTGACGGCTGTCGGCGCACGCTCCCGGGGATCGCCGATGCCGGCGCCGCCTGGTGTCAGCACCACCAGCCGGTCGTCCGGCGGCACCTGCTGAAAGCCTTTTCCACGCAGCTTCTTACCGGACTTCAGCCCGACATAGCCGGCCTCGCCGTTCTTGCCGCCATCGCGACCACGTGGCGGATGATCGATACGGTCGAACGCCGCCAGGATGTCGAACGGCGCATCGACGCCGCTGCTGACCTCGATGATCTGGCCGAGGCCGCCGCGGGTGCGCCCTGCCCCGCCGGAATCCGGACGCAGCTCCTTGCGCCAGAAGATCAGCGGCGTCTGCGTCTCCGCGATCTCGACCGGCGTGCCGCGCACCCCGCTGGGATAGGCGGTCGCCGACAGCCCGTCCTTCGCGAAGCGCGCGCCGGTGCCGCCATTGGAGGTCACCGCCATGGAGAATCCATAATTGCCGCCGGCGCCCGAGCGGGTCTGTCCGCGCACGTTGAGATTCCACAGGCACGAGGTGCCTTCCGCGGGCACGCGCTCGGGAATGATCTGGCGCAGGCAGCCGAACACGACATCGGGCAGCATCTGACCGATGATGTGACGCGAGGCGACCGGCGCCGGCTTCGGCGCATTGAGGATCGCGCCCGGAGGAGCCGACACCGTCAGCGGCGAGAGCGAGCCGGCATTGTTCGGCATCTGCGAGGCGACGACGCAGCCGAGACCGAACACCGTGTAGGCGATGGTGTAGGACAGAGGCACGTTGATGCCGAACCGGGACGCGGCCGAGGTGCCGTCGAAATCCACATGGATGCCTTCGTCCGAGATCGTCAGCGTCGCCTCGAGCGAGACCGGCGCGTCATAGCCGTCTACCACCATGGTGTTGCGCCAGGTGCCCTTCGGCAGCTTGGCGATCTCGGCCAGCACGGCCTCGCGCGAGCGGTCGCAAATGTAGTCGCCGAGCGCATCGAGCGAGTCGATGCCGAACTCGGTCATCATCTCGACCAGGCGCTCGCAGCCGACGTCGTTGCAGCCGGCGAGCGAGTAGGTGTCGCCCTCGGTGTCGATCGGCAGCCGCGTGTTGGTACGGATCATCGCCATCAGCGTCTCGTTGACGACGCCCTGGTCGATCAGCTTCAGCATGGGGATGTAGAGCCCCTCCATGAACACGTCGGTGGCGTCGGGCCCGAAGCCGATGCCGCCGATGTCCATGAGATGACTGGTGCAGGAAAACAGCGCGACCGGCTTGCCGTCCTTGAAGCAGGGCGTGGTGACGACGAAATCGTTGAGATGGCCGGTGCCCATCCAGGGATCGTTGGTGATGTAGGCGTCGCCCTCCTTCATCGTCTCGATCGGAAAGTGGGCGATGAAGTGCTTGACCGATTCCGCCATCGAATTGACATGGCCGGGGGTGCCCGTCACCGCCTGCGCCAGCATCCGTCCCTTGAGGTCGAACACGCCGGCCGAGAGGTCGCCGCATTCGCGCACGATCGGGCTGAAGGCGGTGCGGAGCAGCACCTGCGCCTGCTCCTCGACCACGGCGATCAGTCGGTGCCACATGATCTGAAGGTCGATCAGACTCGCGCCGCTTGCCTTGCTCATGATCAGGCCGCCTTCCGTTCCATGACGATGCTGCCGGCACCGTCGATATGGGCATCAAAACTGTTGGAGACGAACGTCGAAGTCTCGTCCTCCGCGATCACGGCGGGACCTGCAATCGTCGCGCCCGGCGCCATATCCTCGCGGCGGTAGAGCGGAATCTCGATCACCTCCCCTGCCCGGCCGTCGAAGAATTTGCGGCTGCCGGTCGCCTTCCCGGCCGGCTTGCGCGTCACGGCCGCGACAGTAGCCGGATTGCGCGCCTCGGTCGTCGCGAGCACGGACCAGCTCAACACCTCTATTGCCGCACCCGGGATCGACCGCTCGAACATCGCCGCATAGTCCGCCTCGAACTTCTGGCGCAGGCCGGCCAGATCGGCCGTCGCCAGCCGCCGGTTCGGCAACTCGATCGAGATCTCATGGCCCTGGCCGACATAGCGCATGAAGGCGGCGCGGCGCTCGCGGACCGGCGCACCGGCCGCACCCGTCTCGACCAGCGCACGCGCTTCCGTCACCATCTCCTGGAGCAGGTCGGAAACCCCTTCAGTGTCGAAATCGTCCAGCCGGACATGACGGCTGCGCACCAGTTCATAGGCGATCGGAGCCGCAAGGAAGCCGACGGCCGAACCCACGCCGGCATTGGAAGGGACGATCACGCGGGAGACACCGATCTTCTCGGCGACCCGCGCCGCATGTAGTGGCGCCGCGCCGCCGAAGGCGATCAGCGTGTGCTGCCCGACAATCTCACCGCGCTCGACCGCATGCACGCGCGCCGCACTCGCCATGTTCTCGCAGACGACCTCGTGCACGGCATAGGCTGCAGTCTCAGCCGACAGACCCAGCGGCTCGCCCACGGCGCGCAGCAGCGCCTGCTTCGATAGCTCCGGGTCGAGCTTGATCGTTCCACCCGCGAAATCGTCGGGATCGATCATGCCGAGCGCAACGTCGGCATCCGTCACGGCCGGGCGCAAGCCGCCGCGGCCGTAGCAGGCGGGCCCTGGCTCCGACGAGGCACTTTCGGGGCCGACCGTGACGCGCTTCATCGCATCGACATGGGCGATCGAGCCGCCGCCGGCGCCGATCTCGACCATCTCGATCACGGGAATCCGCACCGGCAGACCCGAACCTTTCAGGAAGCGCGCTGCGCGATCAACCTCGAACACGCGCGAGGTCTCGGGCTGGTATTTTTCGATCAGGCAGATCTTTGCCGTGGTGCCGCCCATGTCGAAGGACAGCACCTTGCTCTCGCCGAGACGCGCCGCGATCTGCGCCGCGAAAATGGCGCCGCCGGCCGGACCGGATTCGACGAGACGGACCGGAAAACGCCGCGCCGTCTCGATCGAGGTGACGCCGCCGCCGGAGGTGACGAGATAGATCGCGCCGCGGTACTGCTCGACTTGCAAGGCGTCGGACATGCGGGCGAGATAGCCATCGATCAGCGGCTGCACATAGGCGTTGGCCACCGCAGTCGATGTGCGCTCATATTCGCGGATCTCCGGGCACACCGCGGAAGATACAGTCACGGAAATGCCGGGCATCTCCTCGCTGATGATCGCGGCCGTGCGGCGCTCGTGCTCGGGATTGGCGTAGGAGTGCAGGAACGCGACCGCGACACTCTCGACGTTCAGCGCGCGCAATCGTGGCGCGAGCGCGCGCACCGCCGCTTCGTCCAGCGGGAGGCGGACGGCGCCATGCGCGTCGATGCGCTCGGGCACCGTGAAGCGCAGGGACCGCGGCGCCAGCGGCTTCGGCTTGTCGATGGAGAGGTCATACTGGTCGTAGCGGCTCTCGGTGCCGATATCGAGCACGTCGCGAAAGCCCTCGGTCGCGATCAGCGCCGTCTTGGCGCCGCGACGCTCGATGATGGCGTTGGTCGCCAGCGTCGTGCCGTGAATGAAGACGTCGATGTCGCTGATATGGGCGCGCGCATCGGCGAGAATGAGCCGCATGCCATCAAGCACCGCTTGTTCGGGCCGCTGCGGTGTCGTCAGCAATTTGCGCGTCTTGCGCACCTCGCCCACGTCCAGCACGATGTCGGTGAACGTGCCACCGATATCGACGGCAAGCCGCACCTCGGCTCCCTCAAGCATTCCAAATTCTCCGTGCTGATCGTCAAGACTGAGGACAAAAGCGCAGCAATTTCCATGCCATGAACGACAGGAACCTGCGGCGTCCAGCTATTCTGCTTGGCACCCATGCAATAGGCAAGGCGTGTTCGCAGCCCGCGCGATCAGAGCAGGAATGCAAGCGCCGCTTCACAGCGCTCCTCGACCTTCAGCGTGAGGAGATCATCGGCGCGGGTGCGTCCGAGATTGACCGCAGCGATCGGGATTTGCCGCTGCGCGGCAGCCTGCACGAAGCGGAATCCGGAATAGACCATCAGTGACGAGCCGACGATGAGCATGGCGTCGGCCTGCGCCAGATGAGCCTGCGCGGCAGCGACCACGTCGCGCGGGACGTTCTCGCCGAAGAACACGACATCGGGCTTGAGGATGCCGCCGCAGGTTTCGCAGGCCGGCACCTTGAACGACGAAAAATCCGCATGCTCGAGGTCGGCATCGCCGTCGGGCGCATCGGCGGCATCGAGCGTCAACCATTCCGCATTGGCGTGGCCGAGCGTCTCCTGGAATTCGCTCCGCGGCGTCTTTCGGCCGCAGCCCATGCAGCGGACCAGATCGAGCCGACCGTGCAGGTCGATCACCTGGCGGTGGCCGGCGGATTGATGCAGCCGGTCGACGTTCTGGGTCAGCAGCATTCCGCAACGCCCGCTCGCCTCGAGCCGGGCGAGCGCGTGATGCGCATCGTTCGGCCTCGCCTGGCCGAACCGCCGCCAGCCGATCAGGCTGCGCGCCCAATAGCGCCGACGCGTACGCTCTTCCGACATGAACGCCTGGAAGTTCACCGGCTGGGTCCGCTTCCAGTTGCCGTGACTGTCGCGATAATCGGGAATGCCCGAATTAGTGCTGCAGCCGGCGCCGGTCAGCACGAACAGATTTTCGTGCCGCTGAACGAAGTCTTCGAGCGGAGCTTTTTCCATGTCGCAGATGTAGTCTGCGCAGGCGGGTTTTGCCAGATGGCCAGGAAGCCCGGTTAGCTCGCCCAATTGTCCCGAAACTCGGGAAACAGCGTCAGGCCCCCGCAGGCATAGATGGTCTGGCCGGTGATGTAGCTTGCTTCGTCCGAAGCGAGGAAGGCGAACACGGCGGCGATCTCCTCCGGCGTGCCGACGCGGCCGAGCGGAATGTGGCTGGTGACCACGCCGCGCTTTTCCGGATCGCCGGTCCAGGCCGCGTTGATCGGGGTGTCGATCGCACCGGGGCCGACCGCATTGACGCGAATGCCGCGGCCGGCGAATTCGAGCGCCAGCGTGCGCGTCAGATTGGCCATGCCGCCCTTGCTGATGGAATAAGCGAGATAGCCGGGTTTCGGGATGATCTGGTGCACGCTGGAGCAGTTGATGATGCTGCCGCCTGCGCCGCGCGCGACGAAATGGGCGAGCGCCTTCTGCGCGCAGAGCACGGCGCCGTTGAGGTTGACGTCGATGATGCGGCGATAGGTGTCGATGTCGAGCGCCTCGCTCGGCGATTCCCGCTGGAAGCCGGCATTGTTGACCAAGCAGTCGAGGCGCTTCCAGCGCGCCAAAACCGTCTCGAACATCGCGGCGACCTCCTGCTCATTGCTCACGTCGGCCTTGACGATGGCATGATCGAGCCTGCCGTGGCCGCGATCGCTCGATGCCGTGCGTACCAGCGCGAGCACCTCCTCCGCCTTTTCGGGATGATCGACATAATTGATGGCGACAGTCGCACCTTCCTGCGCCAGCCTGATTGCGACGGCGCGCCCTATGCCCTGGGAGGCGCCGGTCACCAAAGCGTATTGGCCGACGAGGCGCGAGGAAAAGGTGGTCGAGCGGTCGGTATGTGGCATCGTTCTTCTCCGGGAGACACATCAACATGGAGGGAACCGGCGTTTTGTTCCATCCGTCGGCGCGCCGCTGGGATTCACTCCTCGCGGCGAGCCAGGCGCGAAGTCAGGATTTGATAGAGGATGATCGCGCCAAAAGTTGCGGTGCCGATCCCGCCGATCGTGAAAGCGCCGAATTTCAGCGTGAGGTCGCCGGCGCCTGCGGTGAGCGCGACCGCGACGGTGATCAGGTTTGCCGGACTTGAGAAGTCGACCTTGTTCTCGACCCAGATCCGGCCGGCCATCGCGGCGATCAATCCGAACAGCACGATCGAGAGCCCACCGATGACGGGACCCGGGATCGACAGGACCATCGCGCCGAATTTCGGTGAGAAGCCGAGCACGATCGACACCACCGCCGCGAAGGCAAACAGCAAGGTCGAATAGACCTTCGTGGCCGCCATGACGCCGATGTTCTCCGCATAGGTGGTAACGCCGGTGCCGCCGCCGCAGGCGGCCACGATGGTCGCGAGGCTGTCGGCGAGCAAGGCGCGGCCGAGATAGTCATCGAGGCTCCGGCCCGTCATGGCGCCGACGGCCTTGATGTGACCGAGGTTCTCGGCGACGAGGATGATCGCGACCGGCGCTATCAAGAAGATCGCATCCGCATGGAACGTCGGCGTGGTGAAGCTCGGCAGGCCGATCCACGGCGCCGCCGAAACTTGCGTGAAGTCGATCGGCTTGCCGAAGCCGAGGCCGTTCGCGAACAGCAGGTACAAAAGATATCCGCCGATCGCGCCGAGGATGATCGGCAGGCGGCGCCACAGGCCCGGTGCGCCCACGGCAACCACGCCAATGATCAGAACGGTCGCGAGCCCGATTCCCGTGTCGAATGCATTGGCGCTCACTGCCTTGACCGCCACGGGCGCGAGGTTGAGACCGATCGCGGCGACCACAGCGCCGGTGACGGCCGGCGGCAACAGCCTCTCGACCCAGCCAACCCCCGACCACATCACGATCAGCGCGATCACGCCGTAGAGGACGCCGGCCCCGACGATGCCGCCAAGCGCAACCGACAGGTTCGGGTTCGGCCCGTGCCCGGCATAGCCTGTGGCGGCGATCACGACCGCGATGAACGCGAAGCTCGAGCCGAGATAGCTCGGCACGCGTCCCGCGACGATGACGAAGAAGATCAGCGTGCCGATGCCGGAAAACAACACCGCAACATTGGGATCGAACCCCATCAGCAGCGGCGCGATGATCGTCGAGCCCGACATTGCGACGCAATGCTGGAGACCGGAGACGACGGTCTGGCCGAGCGGCAGCCGCTCCTCGGGCATGATCACGCCGGAGGACTTCAGAGTCCAACGCGGAAAATAGCCTTGCGCTCGCTGTTCGGAGCCCGTTGCAATCGGCATGTTCCCCCCAGTTGCGGTGCAGCGATCGATCTTCGTGCGAACAGACAAAAATGTGATTGTCGCTTCTGCGGCGGCCATCACATGATGCAAATCAAACAAGATCAATACGTTCCGGGGCCTATTCTATGACACAGATTGCGATCCAGCCAGCCATCCACCGGCGGCACCAGCCCTGGTACAAGATCCTCTACATCCAGGTGCTGATCGCGATCGCGCTCGGCGTGCTCGTTGGCTATTTCTATCCCGATCTCGGCAAGGCGCTGAAGCCGCTCGGCGACGGTTTCATCGCGCTGATCAAGATGATGATCGCACCGGTGATCTTCTGCACCGTGGTGCACGGCATCTCCTCGATGGGCGACCTCAAGCGCGTCGGCCGGGTCGGGCTGAAGTCGCTGATCTATTTCGAGACGGTCTCGACCGTGGCGCTCGCGGTCGGCCTGCTGGTCGGCGAGGTGCTCCAGCCCGGGCACGGCTTCAACATCGATCCCGCCACGATCGACCCGAAATCGGTGGCGACCTACGTCACCAAGGCCAAGGAAGAAGGCATCGTCGCCCATCTGATGGCGATCATCCCCGATAGCTATCTGGGCGCCATCGCACGCGGCGATCTGTTGCAGGTGCTGCTGATCTCGATCCTATCGGGCTTCGCCATTGCCTTTCTCGGCAAGGCCGGCGAGCCGATTGCGGAAGCGATCGACAAGGCCGCGAAAATGTTCTTCGGCATCATCCGCATCATCGTGCGCGTCGCCCCGATCGGGGCGTTCGGCGCAATGGCCTTCACCGTCGGCGCCTATGGCCTCGGTTCGCTGCTCAACCTGGCGGCCCTGATCGGCACGTTCTATCTCACCAGCATCCTGTTCGTTGTGGTCGTGCTCGGCGCGATCGCGCGGCTCGCCGGCTTCTCCATCCTGCGTTTCATCGCCTACATCAAGGACGAGCTCCTGATCGTGCTCGGTACCTCGTCGTCTGAGACGGTGCTGCCGCAGATGATCC of the Bradyrhizobium sp. WSM1417 genome contains:
- a CDS encoding dicarboxylate/amino acid:cation symporter codes for the protein MTQIAIQPAIHRRHQPWYKILYIQVLIAIALGVLVGYFYPDLGKALKPLGDGFIALIKMMIAPVIFCTVVHGISSMGDLKRVGRVGLKSLIYFETVSTVALAVGLLVGEVLQPGHGFNIDPATIDPKSVATYVTKAKEEGIVAHLMAIIPDSYLGAIARGDLLQVLLISILSGFAIAFLGKAGEPIAEAIDKAAKMFFGIIRIIVRVAPIGAFGAMAFTVGAYGLGSLLNLAALIGTFYLTSILFVVVVLGAIARLAGFSILRFIAYIKDELLIVLGTSSSETVLPQMIQKMEHLGASRSVVGLVIPTGYSFNLDGTNIYMTLATLFLAQATNTHLTIWQELGILGIAMITSKGASGVTGAGFITLAATLSIVPDIPIQSIAILVGIDKFMSECRALTNLIGNGVACVVISISEGELDREALHEAMAHPLEMGEALEPGGSAAS
- a CDS encoding solute carrier family 23 protein, which translates into the protein MPIATGSEQRAQGYFPRWTLKSSGVIMPEERLPLGQTVVSGLQHCVAMSGSTIIAPLLMGFDPNVAVLFSGIGTLIFFVIVAGRVPSYLGSSFAFIAVVIAATGYAGHGPNPNLSVALGGIVGAGVLYGVIALIVMWSGVGWVERLLPPAVTGAVVAAIGLNLAPVAVKAVSANAFDTGIGLATVLIIGVVAVGAPGLWRRLPIILGAIGGYLLYLLFANGLGFGKPIDFTQVSAAPWIGLPSFTTPTFHADAIFLIAPVAIILVAENLGHIKAVGAMTGRSLDDYLGRALLADSLATIVAACGGGTGVTTYAENIGVMAATKVYSTLLFAFAAVVSIVLGFSPKFGAMVLSIPGPVIGGLSIVLFGLIAAMAGRIWVENKVDFSSPANLITVAVALTAGAGDLTLKFGAFTIGGIGTATFGAIILYQILTSRLARREE